The nucleotide sequence TGATCATGACTGTCCTTCCGTAGTGACTTGCAGGCTGGCCGATGGTGCCGGGCCTTCCTTGGCCGCAGCCTTCCTGGCCGGTTTTTCCTTGCGCGTGTGGACTTTCCACGCGCCCCATCCAGCCAGCAGGCCGAAGGCCATGCTGCCCAGTTCCACGCCCGCGCTTTCCCAGTCGCCGCGCACGACCTGCGCCACCAGGTTGTCGCCCGTGCTCAGTACATTCAGGACGGGCAGCAGCAGGCACAGGGCGGCCAGCAGGCACAGTTGCTCGATCCACGCGCGCTTTTCCGCGCGCAGGCAGGCGTGCACCAGCATCAGGAACCAGACGCCGAAGAAGGCGCGCACTTCCCAGCCGGCGCGGTGCTCGAGGCCGACGGGGATCAGGCGGTTGGCCCACAGGAAGCCCACGCAGGCGATGGACAGGCCGGCAATCGCCGCTACGTTCAGGCATGCGATGACGCGGTACACGCGCTGCGTGTAGGCGCCGAACTCGCCGCCGGCCTTCTGGCGCCGCTTGACCAGGAACAGGATGGCGCCCGTGCCCATCATGGCCGTGCCGGCCAGGCCGCAGAAGAAGTACAGCCAGCGCATCGGCGTGCCGCCGAAACCGACCATATGCAGGTTCGACATGACGGAGCGCGTCAAGCCGGCGCCGCCCGTGTCCGACTTGCCCGGCAGGCGTACGGCGACCTGTTCGCCCGTGGCCAACGCATAGCAGGCCCTGCCCGTATTGGCACTGAGGCGCATGAGCAATTCCGTATCTTCATTCCAGCCATACATGCAGACGCGCATGGAGGCATCGTTCGGATTGTCCAGCACCACGGCGCGGATTTCCTGGCCGATGGCCTGCTCGGCGCGCAGCGCGAACGATTCCAGCGCGGGAATGGCCAGCGGCTGGCCAATGCGCTCAGGCTTGCCCGCATCGTTCCAGTCGGCCAGGAAGGCCTTCTTGGGATTGTCCATGCCGTATTGCGCCACCACGGGGGCCGGCACATAGTCATCGCTGAAAAATGCCAGGCCTGTGTAGGCGATCATGAACTGGAACGGCAACGTCAGCACGGCCACCGCGTTGTGCGCGTCGAGCCACGAACGCTGGCCCTTGGCCGGGCGGAAGGTAAAGAAATCCTTGAAGATGCGCTTGTGCGTGATGACGCCGCTCACCAGCGCCACCAGCATGATCATGGTGGTGATGGCGACGATCCATACGCCGATGCGTCCCGCGTGCAGCTCGTAGTGAAAATCGACGAAATGGTGGCCGCCGATGGTTTCCCGTTCCGTTGCCTCGCGCGCATGCTCGATGACGGCGCCCGTCAGCGGATCGAGGTCCGCCGAGCCATAGCCACCGCTGGGCTGGAACCAGTAGGCGGACAGGCCGTGGCCGGGACGCTGCACGGGCCAGATTTCCCACATGTCCGCCTTCGGATGCTCCTTCGCCATGAAGTCGAGCGCCAGTTCCAGGCGGTGCGCGCGGTCCGTGACCTTGGGCAGCGGCGGATCGTTTGCGTGCGCCGCCTCTTCCAGGGCGTGTTCAGGCGTCATCCAGTGGCCGATCGGGTCGTCGAAGACGGCCAGGGTGCCGGTCAGGAAAATGGCGAACAGCAGCCAGGAAATCCACAGGCCGCTCCAGGTATGCAGCCAGGCCATGGCCTGGCGCAAGCCGCCCTGCTGTGGCGTCTTGAGCACTTTATCTACCTTGACGGCGTTCATGCGGCACCTCGCGACAGCAGCATGCCCATGCCGCCGCAGACGATGGCCGGCAGCAGCATGCCTAGCCAGGCGCGGCGCAGGTCTTGCACGGCAAAGACCCAGATCACGGCGCAGGTATACACAACAAAGGCGCTCAAGGTGGCCGTCAGCACAGCTTCGGCGCGCGACAGCGGCAGCACGGCAGACAGCAGCACGGCTACGCCGGACGTGAGGGCATAGCCGCCAAAGACGGCGGCAAGCACGCGCGAGAACAACATCATGTTGGCCGATTTCATCATCGCGGCGCTCCCTGCGGCATACGCGGCTTCACGCCATCGCGGGCCAGATTCAACTGCACATCCATAAGCCATGCATCCTTCATCAAGATAGATCATTCAAAAGTGATTATTTACAGTTTGTAGTTCAAGGTCAGCATCAGGTTGCGCGGCGCCCCCGCCAGATTGCCGAAGACATCGGAGTAGATGCTCTGGTAATAATGCTTGTCGAGCGCATTGTTCACGTTCAGGCGCAACTCGGCGCGGCTGTCGATCTGCCACGCTGCGTTCAGGCCCAGGATCGCGTAGCGGCCCTGGCGCAGATGGTAGGTGCCGTCGCTCGACTCGGTCGCGCCCTGCCCGTACACCGAGGCGCCGATGCGCCAGCCCTGCGCCGCGCCGGACAGGCGGTAGCTGGTGGCCAGCTTGAGCTGCTGGCGCGGATAGCGGCTGTTGAAATCCTTGCCGATGTTGGCCGGATCGCTGTCGCGCGTAAATTGCGCCTTCACATAAGTAAAACCGGCCGACAGCTGCCAGTCGGGCGTCAGCGCGCCCGCCACGTCCAGCTCCACGCCTTCGCTACGCACTTCGCCCGACGCGCGCTGGCAATAGCCCCAGGTACTGCCCGGGCAAGGATTCGGGCCAGCCAGGTCGTCCACGCCCCGGTTTTGCTGGCGGATCTGGAACACGGCCGCGCTGGCATTGAGCGCGCCGCCAAAGTATTCGCCTTTCACGCCCGCTTCATAGTTGGTGCCGCTGATCGGCTTCAAGGGTTGCGCATAGACGTCGGTGGCTGCCTGCGGCTGGAAGATCTCGGTCCAGCTGGCGTAAACGGAATGCTGCTTGTCGAGGTCATACACAACACCGGCGTAGGGCGTGAATTCGCGCGCCACCGAGTAGCCGGCGTCGTCCTTGTACCAGCTCACACGCCCGCCCAGCACCAGCGACAACGGATCGGCCAGGCGCAGGCGCGTACCCGCATACACACCGCTTTGCTCGGTAACGCTGGCCGTGCCCCACTGCGCATAGTTGATGACGGGGTGCGCCACGCTGCCCGCATCCCAGTGGTATGGGTCGATCACCGGCGCGGCCGCGCCCCAGCTGTACGGCGCCCAGCCGCCATAGCTGTTTTTCGACGAACGGCGGTGGCTGGCGCCGACGGTCAGCTCGTGCTGGCGGCCAAACAGGCTGTAACTGCCGCTGGCATAGGCGTCGTAGCTGGTGTTCGCCAACTCGGCGCGGTAGCTTTGCGAATTGAAGCGCAAGGTGTCGCCGCGGCGGTTGATGCCGGAAAAGGTCGTGTCAATCTCGGGCGTCTTGCGCGTGGCTGCCAGCTTGGCCTTCCAGCCGTTGCCGAAGCGGTGCTCCAGTTCGGCGAAGAGGGTCTTGTCCGTCTGGCGCCAGTCATCGAAGTCGGTACCCAGATAAGTCGAGCGGGGCAAATTCAAAAAGCTGCCATCGGCAGCCGTCACCACGCCCGTGGTAACGCCGTCGTTATCGGTCTTGCGGTAGTGGGCGCCCACGGTCAATGTCGTGTCGGGGCGTAAATCAGCCTCGATGATGCCGTACAGCTGGTGATTGCGGCCATGCAGCACGTCGACAAAATCCTGCTTGTCCTGCAGCGTCACGACGATGCGCCCGCGCAGGGTCTTCGCTGCGTTGAGCGCATTGGCCGCATCGGCTTCCAGGCGGTAGTTGCTCCAGCTGCCGATGCTGGCCGAAAACGACGCTTGCGGCGTGGCCGTCGGGCGCTTGCGCACCATATTGATGGCTGCGCTGGGCGTGCCGCTGCCCGTCATCAAGCCCGTGGCGCCGCGCACCACTTCGATGCGGTCATAGATGGCCAGGTCGTCATTATCGCCATTGAAAGTGCCATTCGCGCCCAGGCTGGTGGGCAAGCCATCGAACAGGATGTTATCCACGGGAAATCCCCGAGCGCTGAAACTGCCCGAATCACCCGTAAAGTTGCCTTTTTGCGTGACCAGGCCCGTGATCGACTGGACAGCGTCGTCCAGGGTCGTGATGCCCAGGTCATCGATCTGCTGGCGCGTCAGCACGCTGACCGACTGCGGCGTCTCGCGCAGCGACAGATTCAGTTTGGTTGCCGTATTGCTCACGCCCGTCGTATAGGAACCGCTGCCTTCCGTTGTCGCATCGCGCCCTGCCGTGACGGACACGCCGAGCATGGTTTGCTCGGTGGCGGGAGCAGCAGGCGTGGCCTGCTGCGCCAGCGCCGGCAGGCTGGCGGCCAGGCACAAGGCGGCCGCCGCTTGCGCCAGCGGGCGCAGTGCGGAGTGAGACGATGGCAAACTGACAAAATGCAAAGCGTACGACATGAAAATTCCTGATGGTGGCGTCATGAGACGGTGAAAAACAGGCGCCCTACTCTGTAGGTGCCGCGAAAACGAAAAACGGGCAGCCGGATGGCTAAATATTTTTGCGCAGCGTGCTATGGCGCCGGTTCGACGCTGACCCAATACCGCGTGCGGCTGCGCACCTGCACCGGCAGCGAGTTGGGCAGCATGTTCAAAATGCGCTGGGTATCGGCCAGCGGGAATACCCCCGACAGGCGCAGCTGGGACACTGCCGGCGCGCAGTCGATCACGCCAGGGCGGTAGCGGGCCAGGTCGGCCAGGAAATCGCCCAGGGTCACGTCATCGACGATCAGTTGCCCGCGCGACCAGGCGGCCGCATACGCACCGATGGCGTGCGGCGCGTCAAGCGCGTGGCGGGAAAATGCCACGCCCCGCCCTGCCGCCAGCAGCAAGGGTGCGCCGCCGCTGCGCAGGCGGACTTCAACGGCACTTTCAAACACCTCCACCCTGCTGTAGTCATCCTGCTGGCGCACGGCAAAGCGCGTCCCCAGCGCACGCACCTGGCCTTCGCGCGTAGCCACCACCAAAGGCGCGCCGCTGCCGGTGCCGTGACCGCTGGTGATGAGGATCTCGCCGGCCAGCAGCTCGATCAGGCGGCGGCTGGCATCGAAACGCACGTTGACGGCCGATTCCGTATTCAGGCTGAGCACACCGCCATCGCCCAGCACCACCTCGCGCTGCTCGCCCGTTGCCGTGCGATAGTCGGCACGCAAGGCGCGCACGCCATCCCAGGCACCCGCTTTCGCGGCCAGCATGCCGCCGCCGGCCACCACGCCCAGCCACGCCAGCAACTGGCGCCGCTTGCCGTTGACGGCTTTCTGCTGCGTGCCTGCCAACGCCTGCGCGGCCGCACTGCGGTGCAAGCCGTTGAAGCGCTGCGACACCGCTTCGATATGCTGCCAGGCCCGTTCATGTTCCGGGTCTGCCCCGCGCCAGCGCTGCCAGGCGGCGTGTTCCGCTTCGCTTGCCTCGTCCGACATCAGCACGGTCAGCCACTCGGCCGCCTGCTGCTGCACGTCCTCGCCGATGGCCATCGGGCCTGCTGCCTCTGTCACCACGCTCATGCTGGCAGTGAGAAAAACACCTGGCGGTTGGCACGCGTCAGGTATTGCTTGACCGAGCTGGCAGACACGTTCAGGCGCGCAGCGATCTCGGCATAGCTGAGGCCTTCGAGCTGCGCCAGCAAAAACGCCGTGCGCACGGGCGCTGGCAAGCCATCGAGGGCGGCATCGATTTCCTGCAAGGCTTCCAGCGCCAGCAAGCGATCTTCGGGCGCGGGCGCCACTTCGGGCGGCAAACAGGCCAGCGCCTCCAGGTAGGCGTCTTCCAGCACTTGCCGGCGGTAGCGGTGCGCCACCAGGCGCCGCGCGATGGTGGCGAGAAAAGGCCGCGCTTCGCGGATCTGCGGCGCCGCGCCGTTGGCCAGCACGCTGAAAAAGGTGTCTTGCGCCAGGTCCGCCGCGTCGCCCGCATTGCCCAGCTTATGCCGCAGCCAGCCCTGCAGCCAGCCGTGATGGCTGCTGTAGAGCGCGTGCAGGTCTTGTTGCTGGGCAAAATCGGCGGCCGACATGGCATCCCTTTCCGGTCAAGCGCAGTGCGCCTGCGAATGTAAATAAGAATTATTCTCATTTTAACCGTGTTTTTGGCTTTCATGCAATCGTGGCATTGGCAGAAATACCAACTAATTCAAAAGCAGGCGAACCGCCAGGCAGTGCAGCGCAAGACCGCCAGGGCCGCGCGATGGGGTAAAATGGCGCCCATCGTCCGGCTTGCGCCGCCCACTCCCAAGCTTTTCATTGCAGGTTCATCATGCTAGATAATCTCACCCAACGGCTTGCCAAAGTCGTCAAGACCATGCGCGGCGAGGCGCGCCTGACCGAAGCGAACACCGCCGACATGCTGCGCGAAGTGCGCCTGGCGCTGCTCGAAGCCGACGTCGCCCTGCCCGCCGTGCGCGAATTCATCGCCAAAGTCAAAGAAAAAGCCATGGGCGAGGATGTCATTTCCTCGCTCACGCCAGGCCAGGCCCTGGTCGGCGTGGTGCAGCGCGAGCTGGCCGCCCTGATGGGCGCCGATCTGGGACCGGAAGCGTCGCAGATCAGCTTTGCGCAGCAGCCGCCCGCCATCATCCTGATGGCCGGTCTGCAGGGTGTGGGTAAGACCACCACCGTCGGCAAGCTGGCGAAATACCTGAAGGAAGAAAAGAAGAAGAAAGTGCTGACCGTCTCGGCCGACGTGTATCGTCCTGCCGCGATCGCCCAGCTGCAATCGGTCACCGCCCAGGTGGGCGCCGACTTCTTCCCGTCTTCCAGCACCGACAAGCCGGTCGATATCGCCCTGGCCGCGCTGGACTGGGCGAAAAAGCATTACCACGATGTGCTGATCATCGATACGGCCGGCCGCCTGGGTATCGACGAAGAGATGATGCGCGAAATCGCCGCCGTCCACAGCGCAGTGAAACCGATCGAAACCCTGTTTGTCGTCGACGCCATGTTGGGCCAGGACGCCATCAACACGGCGAAAGCCTTCAACGATGCGCTGCCGCTGACCGGTATCGTGCTGACCAAGCTCGATGGCGATGCACGCGGTGGTGCCGCCCTGTCAGTGCGCCACATCACGGGCAAACCGATCAAGTTTGCCGGTGTCTCGGAAAAACTCGACGGCCTGGAAGCG is from Janthinobacterium sp. 61 and encodes:
- the ffh gene encoding signal recognition particle protein: MLDNLTQRLAKVVKTMRGEARLTEANTADMLREVRLALLEADVALPAVREFIAKVKEKAMGEDVISSLTPGQALVGVVQRELAALMGADLGPEASQISFAQQPPAIILMAGLQGVGKTTTVGKLAKYLKEEKKKKVLTVSADVYRPAAIAQLQSVTAQVGADFFPSSSTDKPVDIALAALDWAKKHYHDVLIIDTAGRLGIDEEMMREIAAVHSAVKPIETLFVVDAMLGQDAINTAKAFNDALPLTGIVLTKLDGDARGGAALSVRHITGKPIKFAGVSEKLDGLEAFDPTRMANRILGMGDILALVEEARKGVDSKAAADLAQKIKVGGKFDMNDFKAQLGQMKKMGGMANLMDKLPAQFQQAAGGKNMDQADKQVRRMCGIIDSMTPQERAKPELIKATRKRRIAAGAGVQVQEVNRMLTQFEQMQTMMKKLSGGGMMKMMRSMKGMMPGMR
- a CDS encoding sigma-70 family RNA polymerase sigma factor, whose product is MSAADFAQQQDLHALYSSHHGWLQGWLRHKLGNAGDAADLAQDTFFSVLANGAAPQIREARPFLATIARRLVAHRYRRQVLEDAYLEALACLPPEVAPAPEDRLLALEALQEIDAALDGLPAPVRTAFLLAQLEGLSYAEIAARLNVSASSVKQYLTRANRQVFFSLPA
- a CDS encoding PepSY domain-containing protein, which encodes MNAVKVDKVLKTPQQGGLRQAMAWLHTWSGLWISWLLFAIFLTGTLAVFDDPIGHWMTPEHALEEAAHANDPPLPKVTDRAHRLELALDFMAKEHPKADMWEIWPVQRPGHGLSAYWFQPSGGYGSADLDPLTGAVIEHAREATERETIGGHHFVDFHYELHAGRIGVWIVAITTMIMLVALVSGVITHKRIFKDFFTFRPAKGQRSWLDAHNAVAVLTLPFQFMIAYTGLAFFSDDYVPAPVVAQYGMDNPKKAFLADWNDAGKPERIGQPLAIPALESFALRAEQAIGQEIRAVVLDNPNDASMRVCMYGWNEDTELLMRLSANTGRACYALATGEQVAVRLPGKSDTGGAGLTRSVMSNLHMVGFGGTPMRWLYFFCGLAGTAMMGTGAILFLVKRRQKAGGEFGAYTQRVYRVIACLNVAAIAGLSIACVGFLWANRLIPVGLEHRAGWEVRAFFGVWFLMLVHACLRAEKRAWIEQLCLLAALCLLLPVLNVLSTGDNLVAQVVRGDWESAGVELGSMAFGLLAGWGAWKVHTRKEKPARKAAAKEGPAPSASLQVTTEGQS
- a CDS encoding FecR domain-containing protein, yielding MSVVTEAAGPMAIGEDVQQQAAEWLTVLMSDEASEAEHAAWQRWRGADPEHERAWQHIEAVSQRFNGLHRSAAAQALAGTQQKAVNGKRRQLLAWLGVVAGGGMLAAKAGAWDGVRALRADYRTATGEQREVVLGDGGVLSLNTESAVNVRFDASRRLIELLAGEILITSGHGTGSGAPLVVATREGQVRALGTRFAVRQQDDYSRVEVFESAVEVRLRSGGAPLLLAAGRGVAFSRHALDAPHAIGAYAAAWSRGQLIVDDVTLGDFLADLARYRPGVIDCAPAVSQLRLSGVFPLADTQRILNMLPNSLPVQVRSRTRYWVSVEPAP
- a CDS encoding TonB-dependent siderophore receptor; the protein is MSYALHFVSLPSSHSALRPLAQAAAALCLAASLPALAQQATPAAPATEQTMLGVSVTAGRDATTEGSGSYTTGVSNTATKLNLSLRETPQSVSVLTRQQIDDLGITTLDDAVQSITGLVTQKGNFTGDSGSFSARGFPVDNILFDGLPTSLGANGTFNGDNDDLAIYDRIEVVRGATGLMTGSGTPSAAINMVRKRPTATPQASFSASIGSWSNYRLEADAANALNAAKTLRGRIVVTLQDKQDFVDVLHGRNHQLYGIIEADLRPDTTLTVGAHYRKTDNDGVTTGVVTAADGSFLNLPRSTYLGTDFDDWRQTDKTLFAELEHRFGNGWKAKLAATRKTPEIDTTFSGINRRGDTLRFNSQSYRAELANTSYDAYASGSYSLFGRQHELTVGASHRRSSKNSYGGWAPYSWGAAAPVIDPYHWDAGSVAHPVINYAQWGTASVTEQSGVYAGTRLRLADPLSLVLGGRVSWYKDDAGYSVAREFTPYAGVVYDLDKQHSVYASWTEIFQPQAATDVYAQPLKPISGTNYEAGVKGEYFGGALNASAAVFQIRQQNRGVDDLAGPNPCPGSTWGYCQRASGEVRSEGVELDVAGALTPDWQLSAGFTYVKAQFTRDSDPANIGKDFNSRYPRQQLKLATSYRLSGAAQGWRIGASVYGQGATESSDGTYHLRQGRYAILGLNAAWQIDSRAELRLNVNNALDKHYYQSIYSDVFGNLAGAPRNLMLTLNYKL